From a single Pseudoalteromonas sp. Scap06 genomic region:
- a CDS encoding glycoside hydrolase family 3 protein, with protein sequence MPIKSSFADSALSLKQQLGQKLMLDLRYFCQQGSSQRCRTPLTELPDELAKAISRYDIGGVILFSENTQNIEQIINLNQQLQQAASKSKSGLPLFISIDQEGGRVARLPRDVATSFTGNMSIGATYPEHGTYFATQTANILATELSVLGINVNYAPTVDVNMNPDNPVINVRSFSESPDEVAAMGAAQVIEFEKNGIISAIKHFPGHGDTNVDSHTGLPKVMHSKEVIYAQDLAPFKQIIEQHSPGMIMTAHIQYPELDSSTLTNVDGKQMIKPATMSRKIMTDILRDELNYQGVVVTDALDMAGISHFFSPTQAVVNTFAAGVDIALMPIEIRTPEDINKLDALIDSLVSAVKTEQLDADEIAHSTQRITSLKHQFKLNALPNPINALANAKHIIGNKAHRELEASLALAAITQIRNNNNTLPLKLSADKHIHIIMPDTRKCMAMQQAISALSSQPLSFSCSSLQGFDPGEAQRNINQASIVIAGNATPNQSAVEIGGMDDLADNPNFALNNAEQPKALESLLKMAKQHTPTVFISLRAPYDIAQFALYADAVLASYAYNIDVDKNELVSGPAFTALAKVLLGQAPAKGQLPVTIKQSKSH encoded by the coding sequence ATGCCAATAAAATCTTCTTTTGCCGATTCTGCGCTGTCACTTAAGCAGCAACTAGGGCAAAAGCTTATGCTCGATTTACGCTATTTTTGTCAGCAAGGCAGTAGCCAACGCTGCAGAACGCCATTAACTGAATTGCCCGATGAATTAGCAAAAGCAATTAGCCGTTATGATATTGGCGGGGTGATTTTATTTTCTGAAAACACCCAAAACATAGAACAAATTATTAACCTTAATCAGCAGCTACAACAAGCTGCATCTAAATCTAAGTCAGGCCTACCACTGTTTATTTCTATTGACCAAGAAGGCGGACGCGTAGCTCGTTTACCTCGCGATGTGGCCACCTCATTTACCGGTAATATGTCAATTGGCGCAACTTACCCTGAGCACGGTACGTATTTCGCAACCCAAACGGCAAATATACTGGCCACTGAACTCTCAGTGCTTGGCATTAATGTAAATTATGCGCCAACGGTTGATGTAAATATGAACCCTGACAATCCAGTTATTAATGTACGCTCTTTTAGTGAAAGCCCTGATGAAGTTGCGGCAATGGGTGCAGCACAAGTTATTGAGTTTGAAAAAAACGGTATAATTAGCGCTATAAAACACTTTCCAGGACATGGCGATACCAATGTAGATAGCCATACAGGCTTACCTAAAGTGATGCATTCAAAAGAAGTCATTTACGCTCAAGATTTAGCGCCGTTTAAACAGATTATTGAGCAGCATAGTCCTGGGATGATAATGACCGCGCATATTCAATACCCTGAGCTTGATAGCAGTACATTAACCAATGTAGACGGTAAGCAAATGATTAAACCCGCGACCATGTCGCGTAAAATCATGACCGATATCCTTCGCGATGAACTGAACTATCAAGGCGTAGTGGTAACCGATGCACTGGATATGGCTGGTATTAGCCATTTTTTCAGCCCTACACAAGCAGTTGTAAACACTTTTGCAGCTGGAGTTGATATTGCGCTAATGCCAATAGAAATTAGAACGCCTGAGGATATAAATAAACTCGATGCGCTCATTGACTCTTTAGTCAGTGCTGTTAAAACAGAGCAACTAGACGCAGACGAAATTGCCCATTCGACGCAGCGAATTACCTCACTTAAACATCAATTTAAATTAAACGCTTTACCTAACCCCATTAATGCATTGGCAAATGCCAAACACATTATTGGTAATAAAGCACATCGTGAATTAGAAGCATCTCTGGCATTAGCGGCAATTACCCAAATAAGAAATAACAATAATACCTTGCCGCTTAAACTTAGCGCTGATAAGCATATTCATATTATTATGCCTGACACCCGCAAGTGCATGGCAATGCAACAAGCAATTAGTGCGTTAAGTTCACAACCACTCAGTTTTAGTTGCAGCAGCTTACAGGGCTTTGATCCAGGTGAAGCGCAGCGCAACATAAACCAAGCAAGTATTGTTATTGCTGGCAATGCAACGCCGAACCAAAGTGCAGTGGAAATTGGCGGTATGGATGACTTAGCCGATAACCCAAACTTTGCCTTAAATAACGCAGAGCAACCTAAAGCGCTTGAGTCATTACTAAAAATGGCTAAACAACACACTCCCACGGTATTTATTAGTTTACGTGCACCGTATGACATTGCGCAATTTGCTCTCTATGCTGATGCAGTGCTTGCTTCCTATGCTTATAATATTGATGTGGATAAAAACGAGCTGGTGTCTGGGCCTGCCTTTACTGCACTGGCGAAAGTATTATTAGGCCAAGCTCCAGCCAAAGGCCAATTACCGGTAACAATTAAACAATCGAAGAGCCATTAA
- a CDS encoding 5-oxoprolinase subunit PxpA: MKLNCDLSESFGAWQMGLDNDVMPHIDMANIACGFHAGDSSVIAHTLKLAKQHNVMIGAHPSYPDKQGFGRRSMSMSVAELTQCLHYQIAALDGMAKVQGLTLSYVKPHGALYNDMMTNQQLLTTVMGAVASYPANLKLMILATADAKLHQTMARHLGLTLILEAFADRQYTDQGHLVSRNIAGSVHNKDALLAQVKQLLASNSVTTQSGKSLKLVADSICVHGDNPQGIAIIEEIKALCSTNN; encoded by the coding sequence ATGAAACTTAATTGTGATTTAAGCGAGAGCTTTGGCGCATGGCAAATGGGCCTTGATAACGATGTTATGCCCCATATTGATATGGCAAATATTGCTTGTGGCTTTCATGCAGGTGATTCGAGTGTAATCGCGCATACCCTGAAGCTGGCTAAACAACATAATGTTATGATTGGCGCTCACCCAAGCTACCCCGATAAACAAGGATTTGGTAGGCGTTCAATGAGCATGAGCGTGGCTGAGCTCACTCAATGTTTGCACTATCAAATAGCCGCCCTTGATGGCATGGCAAAAGTACAAGGGTTAACCCTTAGCTATGTAAAACCCCATGGTGCGTTATATAACGACATGATGACAAACCAGCAACTACTCACCACTGTTATGGGTGCAGTTGCCAGTTACCCTGCAAACTTAAAGTTAATGATACTCGCCACAGCCGATGCCAAGCTACATCAAACAATGGCTCGCCACCTTGGGCTCACACTGATATTAGAAGCGTTCGCAGACAGGCAGTACACTGACCAAGGGCACTTAGTATCACGAAATATAGCCGGCAGTGTGCATAACAAAGACGCATTATTAGCTCAGGTTAAGCAGCTTTTAGCCAGTAACAGTGTGACTACTCAATCTGGAAAATCGTTGAAACTGGTTGCTGACAGCATTTGTGTGCATGGCGATAATCCCCAAGGCATTGCAATTATTGAAGAGATAAAAGCGCTTTGTTCAACCAATAACTAA
- a CDS encoding S9 family peptidase, with protein sequence MKTLLAMSLILGSSHLAVANTDTLQLQDIFNLEYANQIDITDDGKTVYFVRNRMDIKTDRKVGNIWSVDYNTEQLQPLTSGVFMDYSPVLSPDGQRLAFISNRDGSNQIYMKWLKTGAVAKISNLTNAPRSITWSPNSKQLVFSMFVPEISSPPVSLPGKPKGASWADPAKFIDDVYYRADGRGYSQKGFNQLFTLNANGGNAQQLTNDNFDYNGGVSFSKNGELLYFSANRHAENALKPTNSEVYQLNLNTLEIIALTDRNGPDQQPQVSPNGQYLAYTGYDDKRTNYENTQLYIRDLKTGDTQSLTSDFDRSVGQIQWSANSKGLYFSYADEGQTALAYQPRSGKRKVITEQIGSVAFGRPYSGGDFDISENGDIAFTLADTQRPADVATIKRGTVKRLTDLNSDALQTKQLAKVEELWLKSSHDELPIQGWVAYPPGFDKSKKYPLVLEIHGGPVANYGPHFSAEVQLFAAKGNVVLYMNPRGSDSYGKEFAQTIHHNYPSNDYDDLMTGVDALIDKGFIDESKLFVTGGSGGGVLTAWIVGHTDRFAAAVVAKPVINWISFVLTADFYPFFADYWFPGKPWDHIEHYMKRSPISYVGNVKTPTMLLTGEADYRTPISETEQFYQALKLQGVDTAMVRIPNASHGITARPSNLMTKVAYIQWWFDKHSK encoded by the coding sequence ATGAAAACGCTTTTAGCTATGAGCCTTATACTAGGTAGCAGCCACTTGGCCGTTGCCAATACCGATACATTGCAACTTCAAGATATATTCAACTTAGAATATGCCAACCAAATAGATATTACTGACGACGGTAAAACAGTATATTTCGTTCGTAACCGCATGGATATTAAAACCGATCGCAAAGTCGGTAATATTTGGTCTGTTGATTACAACACTGAACAACTACAGCCCTTAACATCAGGTGTATTTATGGACTACTCGCCTGTGTTGTCACCCGATGGACAGCGCCTTGCGTTTATCTCTAACAGAGATGGCAGTAATCAAATATACATGAAGTGGCTTAAAACGGGTGCTGTGGCAAAAATTAGTAATCTTACTAATGCACCTCGCTCAATCACCTGGTCACCTAATTCTAAACAACTGGTGTTTAGTATGTTTGTTCCTGAAATAAGCTCACCACCTGTCAGTTTACCAGGTAAACCTAAAGGCGCTAGCTGGGCAGACCCTGCTAAATTTATTGACGATGTTTACTACCGTGCAGATGGCAGAGGCTATAGTCAAAAAGGATTTAATCAGCTATTTACTCTTAATGCGAATGGCGGCAATGCACAACAACTCACTAACGATAACTTTGATTATAATGGCGGTGTAAGCTTTAGTAAAAACGGCGAATTACTTTATTTCTCAGCCAATAGACACGCTGAAAATGCACTCAAGCCAACCAATAGTGAAGTGTACCAGCTTAATTTAAACACGTTAGAGATCATCGCACTGACCGACCGTAATGGACCAGATCAACAACCTCAGGTCTCACCTAACGGTCAGTACCTTGCTTATACTGGCTACGATGACAAGCGCACTAACTATGAAAATACTCAGCTTTATATTCGTGATTTAAAAACCGGTGATACCCAAAGTCTGACTAGCGATTTCGATCGCAGCGTTGGCCAAATACAATGGAGCGCAAATTCAAAAGGCCTCTATTTTAGCTATGCCGATGAAGGCCAAACCGCACTCGCTTATCAACCTCGAAGTGGTAAACGTAAGGTGATTACCGAACAAATAGGTAGCGTAGCGTTTGGCCGCCCTTATTCTGGTGGTGATTTTGATATTAGTGAAAATGGTGACATTGCGTTTACACTGGCTGATACCCAGCGCCCTGCTGATGTAGCTACAATAAAGAGAGGTACAGTAAAGCGTTTAACCGATTTAAACTCAGATGCACTACAAACTAAACAGCTCGCCAAGGTTGAAGAGTTATGGTTAAAATCAAGCCATGATGAGTTGCCAATACAAGGCTGGGTTGCTTACCCGCCGGGTTTTGATAAATCAAAAAAATACCCACTGGTGCTTGAAATTCACGGTGGCCCTGTTGCTAACTATGGCCCTCACTTTAGTGCCGAAGTACAACTATTTGCCGCTAAAGGAAATGTCGTTTTATACATGAACCCGCGAGGCAGTGACTCGTACGGTAAAGAGTTTGCACAAACCATTCACCATAATTATCCAAGCAATGATTACGATGATTTAATGACAGGTGTTGACGCGCTAATTGATAAAGGTTTTATTGATGAGTCTAAGCTGTTCGTTACCGGTGGCTCCGGCGGTGGTGTATTAACCGCATGGATTGTAGGCCATACAGATCGCTTTGCTGCAGCTGTTGTTGCTAAGCCTGTGATTAATTGGATCAGCTTTGTACTAACTGCCGACTTCTATCCATTTTTTGCCGATTATTGGTTTCCGGGCAAACCTTGGGACCATATTGAGCATTACATGAAGCGCTCACCAATCAGTTATGTTGGCAATGTTAAAACCCCAACCATGTTACTGACTGGTGAAGCAGACTACCGTACGCCAATTTCAGAAACAGAGCAGTTTTATCAAGCCTTAAAATTACAAGGGGTTGATACCGCGATGGTCCGCATTCCAAACGCTTCACATGGTATAACTGCCCGTCCATCAAATTTAATGACCAAAGTGGCTTACATTCAATGGTGGTTTGATAAGCATTCGAAGTAA
- a CDS encoding isocitrate lyase — MTTYQGETDTLATLCQSQGSAWKTINPEYATRMRLQNRFRSGVDIAQFTADIMREDMAAYDKDTSQYTQSLGCWHGFTAQQMMMAIKRHQKTTKRSYVYLSGWMVAALRSEFGPLPDQSMHEKTSVPALIEEIYTFLKQADARELDHLFNELDDAKANGGDVQAVLNKIDNFETHVVPIIADIDAGFGNEEATYLLAKKMIEAGACAIQIENQVSDAKQCGHQAGKVTVPHEDFLAKINAVRYAFLELGIDNGIIVARTDSLGASLTQKVPVSQKPGDLASQYNAFLETTPVNSVEDLNEGETAMKLNGQLCKPTRLDNGLYQFREGTEKDRVVLDCVTSLQSGADLLWIETEKPHVKQIAELVNRVKEQVPDAKLVYNNSPSFNWTLKFREQVYQEWQEAGRDLSAYPSIDDNKALMAPEMDATELAAAADLLVQNFQRDGAREAGIFHHLITLPTYHTAALSTDILSEGYFGDLGMLAYVRDVQRQEIRREQASVKHQDLAGSNIGDTHKEYFSGENALKAGGEANTMNQF; from the coding sequence ATGACAACATATCAAGGCGAAACAGATACACTAGCAACACTATGCCAATCACAAGGCAGTGCATGGAAAACTATTAATCCTGAATACGCAACTCGCATGCGTTTACAAAATCGTTTTCGCTCTGGTGTTGATATTGCACAATTTACTGCTGACATTATGCGTGAAGACATGGCTGCATACGACAAAGACACAAGCCAGTACACACAGTCTTTAGGTTGTTGGCATGGTTTTACTGCGCAACAAATGATGATGGCTATTAAGCGTCACCAAAAAACAACTAAACGCAGTTACGTATACCTAAGTGGTTGGATGGTTGCAGCGCTTCGCTCTGAGTTTGGCCCACTTCCAGACCAAAGTATGCACGAGAAAACATCAGTACCTGCACTTATCGAAGAAATCTACACCTTTTTAAAGCAAGCTGATGCACGTGAACTTGACCATTTATTTAACGAGCTAGACGATGCAAAAGCAAACGGCGGCGACGTTCAAGCAGTGCTTAATAAAATTGATAACTTTGAAACGCATGTTGTGCCAATCATTGCTGATATTGACGCAGGTTTTGGTAACGAAGAAGCGACTTACCTACTTGCTAAAAAGATGATTGAAGCCGGTGCTTGTGCTATCCAAATCGAAAACCAAGTATCAGATGCCAAGCAATGTGGTCACCAAGCTGGTAAAGTTACCGTTCCTCATGAAGACTTTTTAGCTAAAATTAACGCAGTACGTTACGCGTTCTTAGAGCTAGGTATTGATAACGGTATTATCGTTGCGCGTACCGATTCTCTAGGAGCAAGCCTAACGCAAAAAGTACCGGTTTCACAAAAACCAGGTGACTTGGCAAGCCAATACAATGCATTTTTAGAAACAACACCGGTAAACAGCGTTGAAGATTTAAATGAAGGCGAAACGGCAATGAAGCTTAATGGCCAACTTTGTAAGCCTACACGCCTAGATAACGGTTTATACCAGTTCCGCGAAGGCACTGAGAAAGACCGCGTAGTACTAGATTGTGTAACTAGCTTACAGTCAGGCGCTGATTTACTGTGGATTGAAACAGAAAAACCACACGTAAAACAAATTGCAGAGCTGGTAAATCGCGTTAAAGAACAAGTTCCAGATGCTAAATTAGTATACAACAACTCACCGTCGTTCAACTGGACGCTTAAGTTCCGTGAGCAAGTATACCAAGAGTGGCAAGAAGCAGGTCGTGACCTTAGCGCTTACCCAAGTATTGATGACAACAAAGCGCTTATGGCTCCAGAAATGGATGCAACAGAGCTTGCAGCAGCCGCTGACTTATTAGTACAAAACTTCCAACGCGATGGCGCACGTGAAGCAGGTATTTTCCATCATCTAATCACATTGCCAACGTACCATACAGCGGCACTAAGCACAGATATTCTATCTGAAGGTTACTTCGGTGACTTAGGTATGCTGGCTTATGTACGTGACGTACAACGTCAAGAAATCCGTCGTGAGCAAGCGTCAGTTAAGCACCAAGACCTTGCAGGCTCTAACATTGGCGATACGCACAAAGAGTACTTCTCTGGTGAGAATGCACTTAAAGCCGGTGGTGAAGCTAACACCATGAACCAATTCTAA
- a CDS encoding malate synthase G, translating into MSHTLTHSGLSVDKQLAEFVKIQLLPGTHLDEHQFWKSFAHIVQTLTPLNKSLLAKREQLQKQIDDYHVANKNGDQAQYQVFLKDIGYLVDEPENFNIETQNVEPEIALTAGPQLVVPVSNARFALNAANARWGSLYDALYGTDVLSEEDGAEKGTQYNPVRGFKVMAYARQFLDKALPLENGSHIESTNYSIVDGALAITLRDSSHTTLKNPEQLVGYQGEAQNPSVILLKNNGLHVELQIDHHHPIGQADKAGLKDVVLEAALTTIMDCEDSVAAVDAEDKVQVYKNWLGLMQSNLVETFRKGDKMVDRTLQADRQYTGLDGQKLTLKGRSMMFVRNVGHLMTNPAITDVSGNDVFEGIMDAMFTATAALHDLNTKNAIQNSTAQSINIVKPKMHGPDEVAFANTLFGMVEEALSLPKNTLKMGIMDEERRTSANLKACIHAAKERVVFINTGFLDRTGDEIHTSMQAGVVLPKAAIKAQPWISAYEDRNVDIGLACGLSHKAQIGKGMWAMPDKMAMMMEQKIAHPQSGANTAWVPSPTAATLHAMHYHDVDVFSLQQSIATRQIASLESLLTPPLMANPETLSKEDIQSELENNAQGILGYVVRWIDQGIGCSKVPDINHIGLMEDRATLRISSQHIANWLHHGVCSKEQVQKVMAKMAKVVDGQNEHDSLYTPMATNEQTLANSIAYQAASALVFEGVSQPSGYTEPLLHSYRLKYKAQHHNQAE; encoded by the coding sequence ATGAGCCACACTCTCACCCACTCTGGACTCAGCGTTGATAAGCAACTAGCTGAATTTGTTAAAATACAACTATTACCTGGTACCCATCTAGACGAACACCAGTTTTGGAAAAGCTTTGCTCATATAGTGCAAACACTTACTCCGCTGAACAAGTCGCTACTTGCTAAACGTGAACAATTACAAAAGCAGATTGATGACTACCATGTTGCTAATAAAAACGGTGATCAAGCCCAGTACCAAGTGTTTTTAAAAGACATTGGTTATTTAGTTGATGAACCTGAAAACTTTAATATTGAAACTCAGAATGTAGAGCCAGAAATAGCATTGACTGCAGGGCCACAGTTAGTGGTACCGGTTAGTAATGCCCGTTTTGCTTTAAATGCTGCTAATGCACGTTGGGGTTCACTTTACGATGCACTATACGGCACAGACGTACTCAGTGAAGAAGATGGTGCAGAGAAAGGGACTCAATACAACCCAGTGCGCGGCTTTAAAGTAATGGCTTACGCCAGACAGTTTTTAGATAAAGCGCTACCGCTTGAAAATGGCTCGCACATCGAAAGCACTAACTATTCAATTGTGGATGGCGCACTTGCTATTACATTACGCGACAGCTCACACACTACACTTAAAAACCCTGAACAACTCGTTGGCTATCAAGGTGAGGCACAAAATCCAAGTGTTATTTTACTTAAAAACAATGGATTACATGTTGAGCTGCAAATAGATCATCACCACCCTATTGGCCAAGCTGATAAAGCAGGGCTAAAAGATGTGGTACTTGAAGCGGCGCTGACCACCATTATGGACTGTGAAGACTCAGTTGCCGCAGTTGATGCCGAAGATAAAGTGCAAGTGTACAAAAACTGGTTGGGCCTAATGCAGAGCAACTTGGTTGAAACGTTTAGAAAAGGCGACAAAATGGTCGACCGTACGTTACAAGCCGATCGCCAATATACAGGCCTTGATGGCCAAAAACTGACCCTAAAAGGGCGCAGTATGATGTTTGTGCGTAACGTTGGGCATTTAATGACAAACCCTGCTATTACCGATGTAAGTGGTAATGATGTGTTTGAAGGCATCATGGATGCCATGTTCACCGCAACAGCCGCACTGCACGATTTAAACACTAAAAATGCCATTCAAAACTCAACCGCGCAAAGTATTAATATTGTAAAGCCAAAAATGCATGGCCCTGATGAAGTAGCATTTGCTAACACTTTATTTGGCATGGTTGAAGAGGCGCTGAGCTTGCCTAAAAACACCCTGAAAATGGGTATTATGGACGAGGAGCGTCGTACATCTGCTAACTTAAAAGCCTGTATTCATGCTGCTAAAGAGCGTGTTGTATTTATTAACACCGGCTTTTTAGACCGCACCGGTGATGAAATACACACCTCTATGCAAGCGGGTGTGGTACTGCCTAAAGCGGCTATTAAAGCACAGCCTTGGATCAGCGCTTATGAAGATCGTAACGTTGATATTGGCCTAGCTTGTGGCTTAAGCCATAAAGCGCAAATTGGTAAAGGTATGTGGGCAATGCCCGATAAAATGGCGATGATGATGGAGCAAAAAATAGCGCATCCTCAATCAGGTGCTAATACGGCTTGGGTGCCCTCCCCTACCGCCGCCACATTACACGCAATGCATTACCATGATGTGGATGTATTTAGCCTGCAGCAAAGCATTGCCACGCGCCAAATAGCAAGCCTAGAAAGCTTATTAACACCCCCGCTAATGGCAAACCCAGAAACGCTGTCAAAAGAAGATATTCAAAGTGAGCTTGAAAATAACGCGCAAGGTATTTTAGGTTACGTTGTACGTTGGATTGACCAAGGAATAGGCTGTTCTAAAGTGCCTGACATTAACCATATTGGCTTAATGGAAGATAGAGCGACCTTACGTATTTCAAGCCAGCATATCGCCAACTGGCTGCATCATGGCGTGTGCAGTAAAGAGCAAGTACAAAAAGTGATGGCAAAAATGGCTAAGGTTGTTGATGGCCAAAATGAACATGACAGCCTTTACACCCCCATGGCTACTAATGAGCAAACATTAGCTAACAGCATTGCCTACCAAGCGGCTTCGGCACTAGTATTTGAAGGTGTTAGCCAACCTAGCGGTTACACTGAGCCACTACTGCATAGCTACCGCTTAAAATATAAAGCACAGCACCATAACCAAGCTGAATAG
- a CDS encoding YebC/PmpR family DNA-binding transcriptional regulator produces MGRAFEVRKSSMAKTANAKTKVNSKYGKEIYVAAKSGEPDPDVNQTLRRLIEKAKKDQVPAHVIEKAIEKAAGGAGEDYSTARYEGYGPGNCMVIVDCLTDNPNRTIKDVRLPFTKTDSKIGTPGCVAHMFDHLAVLGFAGDDDEVVLEALMMADVDVTDVEAEDGKVSVFAPHTEYFKAKTALEEAFEGINFEVDEITFVPQVHVEITDEEVIANFDKFINMLEDCDDVQNVYHNATIKN; encoded by the coding sequence ATGGGCAGAGCATTTGAAGTCCGCAAAAGTTCGATGGCTAAAACAGCCAACGCGAAAACTAAAGTAAATTCGAAGTACGGTAAAGAAATTTACGTTGCAGCCAAAAGTGGTGAACCCGACCCCGATGTAAATCAAACATTGCGCCGCTTAATTGAAAAAGCCAAAAAAGACCAAGTTCCCGCGCACGTAATCGAAAAAGCAATAGAAAAAGCAGCCGGTGGGGCAGGGGAAGATTACTCAACTGCACGGTACGAAGGCTACGGCCCAGGTAATTGTATGGTGATTGTTGATTGTTTAACTGACAACCCTAATCGTACAATTAAAGATGTGCGCTTACCGTTTACTAAAACAGATTCGAAAATAGGCACACCTGGTTGTGTTGCTCATATGTTTGATCACCTAGCTGTTTTAGGGTTTGCAGGCGACGACGATGAAGTCGTGTTAGAAGCGCTGATGATGGCTGACGTTGATGTGACTGATGTAGAAGCCGAAGATGGCAAGGTGTCGGTGTTTGCACCGCATACTGAGTACTTTAAAGCTAAAACGGCATTAGAAGAAGCATTTGAAGGCATTAACTTTGAAGTTGATGAAATTACCTTCGTTCCACAAGTACATGTTGAAATTACAGATGAAGAAGTGATTGCCAACTTTGATAAATTTATCAATATGCTTGAAGATTGCGATGACGTACAAAATGTTTATCACAACGCGACCATTAAAAACTAA
- a CDS encoding HAD family hydrolase, translating to MKTQIEAIKGVIFDLDGTLVSSELNFSLIKAQVGCPADQDLLEYIEQLPSPYMREEAMNIVHQHELLDAQNASFLPGVVEAVNALQAKNIPMAIVTRNFDKAASLKLQHNPLPIETVLTRTDAPAKPDPSALLTIASQWAMPVDNVIYVGDYLYDIQAAHNAKMRACLYAPDLTPAYAEQADFVIHGFDELVSLVESYAEKIGVC from the coding sequence ATGAAAACGCAAATTGAGGCAATCAAAGGTGTTATTTTTGATTTAGACGGAACCTTAGTATCATCAGAATTAAACTTTTCATTAATTAAAGCCCAAGTAGGTTGCCCAGCAGATCAAGACCTACTCGAGTATATAGAACAATTACCCTCGCCCTACATGCGTGAAGAAGCAATGAATATAGTGCATCAGCATGAGCTACTTGACGCACAAAACGCGAGTTTTTTACCTGGTGTTGTTGAAGCTGTCAATGCTCTGCAAGCAAAGAATATCCCCATGGCTATTGTGACGCGTAATTTTGATAAAGCGGCTTCATTGAAACTTCAGCATAATCCGTTGCCAATCGAAACGGTACTCACCCGAACCGACGCTCCTGCTAAACCCGATCCAAGTGCCTTACTAACGATTGCAAGCCAATGGGCAATGCCAGTTGATAATGTTATTTACGTTGGTGATTATTTATATGACATACAAGCGGCCCATAATGCAAAAATGCGAGCCTGTTTATATGCCCCCGATTTAACCCCCGCGTATGCTGAGCAAGCCGACTTTGTTATTCATGGGTTTGATGAATTAGTGTCGTTAGTTGAAAGTTACGCTGAAAAGATTGGGGTCTGTTGA
- a CDS encoding DUF6702 family protein: protein MRFLLIIVCFLIAAPSMAHQLKSSVTTMLFNQRTHNIELMHRFYLHDTEHAVGSLFKGKVDIIDNKRDQKRFAKYVESHVALQTLEGEPLTLNYVGAQVDGKFFWVYQEATIPDEIEGIRMSNGALRDLWPAQVNMVNVEGRGKVKTLNFSQDDTWLEARFETN, encoded by the coding sequence ATGCGCTTTTTGCTTATTATTGTTTGCTTTTTAATTGCTGCGCCGAGTATGGCGCATCAATTAAAATCATCTGTTACAACGATGTTATTTAATCAGCGCACGCACAATATTGAATTGATGCATCGTTTTTACTTACATGACACAGAGCATGCTGTTGGCAGTTTATTTAAAGGCAAGGTGGATATTATTGATAACAAGCGTGACCAAAAACGCTTTGCTAAATATGTTGAGTCTCATGTTGCTTTGCAAACCTTAGAGGGTGAACCACTTACGCTTAATTATGTAGGTGCACAAGTGGATGGTAAGTTCTTTTGGGTATACCAAGAAGCGACGATCCCCGATGAGATTGAAGGCATTAGAATGAGTAATGGCGCACTGCGCGATTTATGGCCTGCGCAAGTCAATATGGTAAATGTTGAGGGGCGAGGAAAAGTAAAAACGTTAAACTTTAGTCAAGACGATACATGGCTTGAAGCACGATTTGAAACTAACTAA